A single Tachypleus tridentatus isolate NWPU-2018 chromosome 9, ASM421037v1, whole genome shotgun sequence DNA region contains:
- the LOC143227266 gene encoding solute carrier family 35 member G1-like produces MRTSDKTFSFKKFKTVPGIGIILGMISGFMFSLAILNLKLVSEISSAQFLVTQALIQWGIYNVFIIYSKANYIGEKRERTILFFRALFGGIVKALMIYCFHWLPLADASTIDSSSPMFISLLANLVLREPCGAYNVFVLMLTMTGIILIIKPTFIVGTFQDILDVDNRFKGIIFGFSACLLKACCYTMARKLQKTPPQVVAAIMSTFSLVVGTFLLFLFEEIQISSCGKSSILVVSSGICMTLCELLTTIALQVENARPVSVAQTVNIITAFLFDILILNTIPTWYSIFGAVLIFVGVLLTTLKKVN; encoded by the coding sequence ATGAGAACTTCTGACAAGACATTCAGTTTTAAGAAGTTCAAGACTGTTCCTGGAATTGGAATTATTTTGGGAATGATATCAGGATTCATGTTTTCTCTGGCGATCCTGAATTTGAAGCTGGTGTCAGAAATTAGTTCGGCCCAGTTTCTGGTAACTCAAGCTCTTATCCAGTGgggaatttataatgtttttattatttattcgaaAGCCAATTACATCggagaaaaaagagaaagaactattttgttttttagagctTTATTTGGTGGAATAGTAAAAGCCCTAATGATATACTGTTTTCATTGGCTCCCTCTTGCGGATGCTTCCACAATCGATTCCTCTTCTCCAATGTTCATTAGTTTGCTTGCTAACTTGGTTTTGAGAGAACCTTGTGGGGCTTACAATGTATTCGTCTTAATGCTGACAATGACGggcattattttaattatcaaaccAACGTTTATCGTAGGAACGTTTCAAGATATTCTTGACGTAGATAATCGATTTAAAGGAATTATTTTTGGATTTTCTGCGTGTCTATTGAAAGCTTGTTGCTATACAATGGCCCGTAAACTTCAAAAAACACCACCTCAAGTTGTGGCTGCCATTATGTCTACTTTTAGCCTTGTTGTGGGAACTTTTCTACTGTTCTTGTTCGAAGAAATCCAAATATCATCTTGTGGTAAAAGCAGTATTCTTGTTGTGAGTTCTGGAATTTGTATGACACTGTGTGAACTCCTCACCACAATAGCCTTACAAGTGGAAAATGCTAGACCTGTGTCTGTTGctcaaactgtaaatataattacaGCCTTTTTGTTcgatattttgatattaaatacCATCCCCACCTGGTACAGCATTTTTGGcgctgttttaatttttgttggtgTTCTTTTAACAACATTAAAGAAAGTGAATTAG